Part of the Panicum virgatum strain AP13 chromosome 4N, P.virgatum_v5, whole genome shotgun sequence genome is shown below.
CACACAGGAACCAGGTCAGCCGACATCAGCCTCAATCATCTCGATCCGTATATCTGCGGACGGCGTGGAACCGAATCGAAGCACGAGATCCGTGAATCTGCTGGCAAAAAGCAAAGCCTAAACGCACCGAATTTGATCCAGATGCTATAATCGGACGAAACAAAAAATGCACCACGAAACGTCCAGAAACAGCATGAAACCGAACTAATCAGGCTAGGGTGCTATCGGATTGCGCCAAGGGTCGGGGGTTACGGGGTtaaccgccgccgcgcagggcccGTACCTTGGAGAGCGGTGAGATGGAGAGCCCGTGCGGCGCAAGGCCGGTGGGCTCGCGCCCGGGGCCATTTGCGGCTTCCTTGACGTCGTCGTCGTTATGACCTGTAAGTGGTGCGTGGATGAGGATTACGCCACCAGAGAGGTCGAAATGAGATGGGCATGGAGGGGAAGGGAGAGAGGAGCACGTACGCTTggaggcggcgacggggaggaaggcgggacggcgccggcggtggagcggcgTAGAGGAGAAGGGGAGCGGGAGGGACCGGGAGGTGGTGGCGAtcgcggcggccgcgacggACTCcatggacggcgacggcgacggcgacggcgacggcgacggcgagagggCGAGAGGTGTGGGGTGTGCAGGCGTGAGATTTTTTGTCCTTCTTCGGCTGGAGAATTTCATTTTGTTTTTGCAGGAGCGGGTGAGGATTAATTGGAGGTGTGGCCCCCAACAACTTGCGCACTTGGTCGGGTTCAGAATTTTCTCTTTTGTGGAAATTTAAGGGACATAATTCAGCTTATATAAAAATAGATAATAATGCTTCTCCAAACATGGATGGAtcttataaaaagaaaatgaaaaatctGGTTCTGGTTCAAAATATTTCGTTGTTAAGTTGTGCATGAAGATCAAGAATGTGATCGGATGGCTTATACCAACATATTGGGAAGAGGATTTAATTTATTTGGGAGGTTAGGTAGCAAGGGcaagaaacaaagaaaggagaaaaggtGCCTAAAAGTTGAAGGATCGATTGGATGTGTTCTGAAAGGAATGGAGAAAGACGAAACAAACTTTTTTGAAGCAGATGGATTATGCACCACTGAGCAAAACATTATTAGATAAAATAAGCTGCtctaaagaaagaaaaacatttCCGGAATCGAATAGTTTTATATAATGTTCAGTGCACATGTTCGGCTTGTCTGCTTTCAGCTTATTCTAATTTATTTTAGCTTATCCTATCTTGTAGAACATTATTGAATCAGTCAAAATCAGCCTGCTTATTCTTGTCTTGTAAAATTTGCATGTTGTGCTGTGTGCAGTCTGAGGATCCATGGAGCTTATATCAAGAACAAACACTTCTTCATGAACTCTCATATGAGTGGATGAAAACTTAATGCTATATCCAATATCATGATGCCCAAAGCTGCTCTTATACTAGTCTCCCACCAGACAATCTCAAGCTGCTCTTATACTAGTCTCCCACCAGACAATCTCTTTCACGAGACATTTACATCACGTTGCTAGACTAGACTACCTCAATTCTGAAGAAAATATATACAGGTGAAACACTGAAGAGTGAAAAGGAAGCACCAAACAATAACCTAGCAGGCATCACGCAGAGATTGAGAATCCTAACTATGCCGTTGGAAGCCTGGCTCCTCCCGAGATCACCTTACACATGAAACTAGCAGCAGCTGCTCTTGAACTAATAGCTGAACAAAATCTTCCTCGCCTGTTATATCATTGTCAACCATCGCTTACATCTTCGGCACTGTTTTCACCGTCAGCACCTTCTTCTCCTGAGCCACTATTGTCACCATCGTCGTCTTCTTTGGCACTATTATCACCACCATCATCTTCCTCTGATGATGTATCTTCATCTTCCTCAGATGAATGTTCATCACCATTTCCATATACATAGATACCATCTAAGTCCATTGCATATTCCAAATCGTCGTTGTAAAAAAAGCCATCAGAATCACTGCTGCTGGAGAGCCACATATCTTCCTCAACCTTCAAATGTAAATTCCAAATATATCAAGATTCTAAAATCATTCACAAACCAGTAGCAACAGACAAACCGGAAGTATAAAATTTTTGCAACTCTATTCAAACATGAAAGTAGGGCAGCAGCAAACAATATCTCCCATTGTTAAATAATGGAccaaaagaaaagcaacattgttTGGAGGTTCATGCGACTGCTACAatgttaaaataaaaataagttaACTTTGGAGGATCTCAAGCAAAAAGAAATTAGATAGCACAtcctttttatttttcacaacaacaacaacaacgtagccttttttcccaaacaagttggggtaggctagagatgaaacccgaaagaaataagttcaaggttcaggcacattgatagctagtctccaagcgctcctatccaaagctatctctttagaaatattccaatccttaaggtctctcttaaccgactcatcccacgtcagtttaggtctacctctacccctctttacattatcgacccgctcaagaaccccattacgcaccggcgcctcaggaggccttcgttggacatgtccaaaccatctcagccgatgctgggtaagtttctcctcaattggtgtcaccccgaccctatcccgaataacttcgttccggactctatccctccttgtgtgcccgcaaaaccaccgcaacatccgcatctctgctacactcagttgctggacatgtcgcctttttgtaggccaacattcaacaccgtataacatcgccggacgaattgttgtcctatagaatttgccttttagtttttgtggcaccctcttgtcacaaaggatgccagaagcttgttgccatttcaaccagccagctgaaattctatgcctaacatcttcatcaatgtcgccatccttttgtagcaccgatcctaaataccgaaaagtatccttctggaccaccacttccccatctagactaacgtatcccccctcatgcctagtcgcgctgaaatcgcacatcatgtactcgatcttggtcctactaagtctgaaccctttcgactctaacgtgcgtctccacaactctaacttcctattaacccctgccctactctcgtcaactagcaccacatcatcagcaaagagcatacaccaagtgatctcaccttgtatatcccttgtgacctcatccatcactaaagcaaataaataagggctcaatgctgacccctggtgtaggcctatgttaataggaaagtcagtggtgttgccatcacatgtccggacaaacgtcgtcgcatccttgtacatatccttaatgattctttttatttttcattgaAACAATTTTCCTATTAAAAAGCTTAGACTATAATTTGATCACTATCTTTCAGTTTCATGTATAAAATGAACAACGGGGCAAAAAGTactgaaaattttacagacatAATCAACAGTACTTGGACTTCAATAATTTTGGATTCTGGCAGTTCTATAGTGACTTCAACAACAAGAGACATCATTCTTACACCCAATCTACTTTCTAATGTGAAACTGGTTGTCTGTGGTCCTTTTCCTTTTACAGTGGAAATACACAGATTATACTGGATACATCAGATGCAAATGAACTCGCCTATTTCATTTTTCacaggagaaaaagaaaagaagggcaACCCTTGTTCGTTTTGAATAGATCTCAAGCAAACTAATTCATCATGGGAATGCTGTTATTTGAAAATTTAGCCATGCCTGCCCAATACAATATGACATTTATGAcagtttttttcttgaaaaaagaACATAAGGCATTTATGACGTATAAACCCTAAACAGGAGCGATGAGTTGTGCATACAAAGAACATAACGATAAGAAGGCAGGAGAAGTATAGGAGATTCAAGTACAACAATTTACACACCTTGTCAACAGGAGCGATGGAGGGGTTTTCACCTTCACCAGGTTCCCAAATCTTAATATCGTTATCAATGCCACTGCTTGCAACAACAATCCCTGAAGGGTGCTGTTCGACACAGTTTACAATGTTTTTATCTCCAGTCATCACTCTGATCAGCTCCCCATCCTTCTTTCTCCAAATAAATATACGGCCACAGTCTGACCCGGAGGTAACATAATCACAGTTGGGCCCAAGGAAGTTAACCCCCTTAATGGTGTGTTGGTTCTGGTGTCCCTTGAATGTCTTAGGTATAGGCAACTCATCCCTACAAGATAAGGGTTTGGTCCCATCCATCAGGAGTTGTTCATTTACCTCAATGTTGTTGAAGTGTAAACCATGCTCTCTTGAGAAAAGGTAGATATTGTCATGACTATAGGATGCTAACAGCTCACTGGTCTGTGAGTAAGCCAAACCAGTTATTCCATCTTTGTTTTCACCAATCAAATGTGGAGGGCAGAAGTGCTCCGTTGGGTCACCAAAAATAGAATTGCCATCCATACGAAGCTTGCGGGTATCATATATCCTTACATACTCATCTGATCCAGCCACTGCAAAACAACAGGGCTTCCTTGGGTCTATGGCAATAGCAAAGAGTTCAGTGGCATCAGCAGGGGCATGGTATGCAGCCCTACATCTAAAGAGTTCCATGGCATTTTTCCCCCTGAGGTCAAACTGGAGAGAAAACAAAGTTAGCAACAGAAGGACCCAGCCGGGATAATAAGAAGCCAAGGAACTCAACAACATACAAGCCACACGGAGCTATCTTCACCGCAGCAGTAGAATGTGTAAGGACTTCCTGGCTCAACAGCCAACCTGTGTATCGCAAACTCCAACTCAACAAGTTTGTCTGTAGTTGCACGCCCACCTTCCCGTATCTGTGAATGCCTCACCTGTTTCGGTTCATAGTCGGGGAACATAGCACAAATGATTGAGTGACCAAGGGGAGCATGATTATCATCGGAtcatcgaatttgtcattgctAGGAGGACATCAAGTATGCATACCTCACCATCGGCAGCACACGTGACAACGCTCCGGTCATCCGAGAAGGGCATGAACTGCGCGTGGAGCACGTTGTTACAGTGCCCAGTGTGGAACGATAAGGTTGGCACCGCCTCCACCCAGTTCCACAGCACGACGGTCCGATCGTCCGCCCCGGAGAGGAGCAATCTCCCGTCCGCGTTGAAGCTTATAGTGTTGACGCAGCCCCTGTGCTTCCGTAGCCTCTTCTGTATCCTGAGAGATTGCACGAAGTCCTGCGCACAGTCAAACTGGTCACAACCTGCTCTGGTCCTCTCTGAAACTCAGAAAACGCATAGCTGCAGCAACACGAAGCCCATCTAATGCAATAATTTCTTACTCATACCCCAAGATCTTTTGGATTCCGGATCGAAGGTTGGTACAAACAGAATTGTGGGCTAATCAGAGGAGTACGTGataagagaggagggagaggggaagAAAACCTTGGAGGCCATGACGGCGTTGGCGAAGCTCCTGGGAGGGAGGCCGCCGACCTCGCGCTCCCACAGCCCGgccatcctcttcctctccagcggcatcgccgccgccgccgccgctgccgttcaCGAGGGTTTCCTCCCTCGGCGCGCCTCCTGCGTCCTTTCTTTCTCCTAGTCCATCTGCCGACTTGctggggaaggggaaggaggagtGACAGATCCTGGCCGTCCATCGCATTGCGAACGGTTCCAACTGCGGCCCTCTCGTCAGTGTTAATTAACTGGGCCGGGCCTCGTTGACCTTGAAGCCCACCAGCTCTAGCGGTCTTTGCCCGACAAATACCACGCGGACCGAGCCATTTCGAGCGGAGAGCGCACGCCCgaaagaggaggggaggggaggggagaagCGAACGCGTcagccaaaccctagcccagcGCGCGACGGCCGGGAGCTCCACCGcgtcggtcgccgccgccgccgccgacgccgcttcGCAACATGGTGattccctcctcctcgccttcgTTGTCTCGTTCGTGTTTGCGATTTCCCCCCTCTTTTGTTGATTCCTTCGATCTCCGTACTGACGCTTCGCTTTTGGGTGTTGCTCCCTCTCTGACTTGACAGGCCGATTCCCCGCGAAGGAGGTAACTACGCCGGCTTCGCATCCCATATATGCCTACTTTGTAATCCTCGCTCGTTGGTCACCCCTGATCTGGCTCTAGTGTTATGGTTTTTCCGATTAAGAATCTTAGTTCCGTCGATACCCTTTGGCTTCATTTGGGGTTAGCCCGGGCAAACTCAGGATCTGTAAAGTATGTAGAAGTACACGCGTGAGGGATAGCGTTATTGTAATTTCCGTTATTTTGTTTTGTcacgttttttttatttgatttgaaTAGTGGATGGTGAGGTTGATTCCATCTTGCTTCTTATGTTTTTGAGAGCTATGTTGATTTCGATTGGCGTGCGCCTTTTATGAAGGTATTACTTCTAAGATCTCTAGTGTGAGCTTCTGGTTTGTTAAATATAGATGCACCAGCTTGTATGCATGAGGTTTTCTCCTCCTAAACATTTAGCCAGAAATGATGGTGTTTGTCTATCTTGTGTATGTGTTTGTTTGATCTGGCGTAACCCCGTAACTTGCTTACTATCCGGAGTCTGCATATTTATGATTTGCATATTGGAATAAGGTTATCTTCTGGATTTGAATCAGTTGTGTGTGTTTAGTGTAGCCTCCTAAACCTTTAACCAGAAACCATGGTGTTTGTTTGAATTTGGCTCAACTTGCTTACTATCCAAAGTCTGCGTGTTCTAATAACTTTAACCAAATTGTTAGTTAATACACTTCATAGCTGAAGCTTTTAGAATCAAGTTCTATATTTTTTGTGTCTACCTAGATATGTTGCATTGTATGTATGAGCTCAGATTAATTTTGGCA
Proteins encoded:
- the LOC120668851 gene encoding DDB1- and CUL4-associated factor 8-like, yielding MPLERKRMAGLWEREVGGLPPRSFANAVMASKDFVQSLRIQKRLRKHRGCVNTISFNADGRLLLSGADDRTVVLWNWVEAVPTLSFHTGHCNNVLHAQFMPFSDDRSVVTCAADGEVRHSQIREGGRATTDKLVELEFAIHRLAVEPGSPYTFYCCGEDSSVWLFDLRGKNAMELFRCRAAYHAPADATELFAIAIDPRKPCCFAVAGSDEYVRIYDTRKLRMDGNSIFGDPTEHFCPPHLIGENKDGITGLAYSQTSELLASYSHDNIYLFSREHGLHFNNIEVNEQLLMDGTKPLSCRDELPIPKTFKGHQNQHTIKGVNFLGPNCDYVTSGSDCGRIFIWRKKDGELIRVMTGDKNIVNCVEQHPSGIVVASSGIDNDIKIWEPGEGENPSIAPVDKVEEDMWLSSSSDSDGFFYNDDLEYAMDLDGIYVYGNGDEHSSEEDEDTSSEEDDGGDNSAKEDDDGDNSGSGEEGADGENSAEDVSDG